TGTCTTTCATTTAATCTCCAGCTTTTGTATACTGGAATCCATAATAAATCTAATTCTTCTAAGAATAAGTTTAAAGTTTTGATAGCACGTTTTTGGTAAGAAGTATACGCTACATCAAAAGTAAGACCTAATTCTTTAAGTGTTTGACCACCTTTGATAGCTTCTTGTCTTCCTTTATCTGTGATATCAACATCAACCCATCCTGTAAATCTGTTCTCTAGATTCCATTGGCTTTCACCGTGTCTAGTTAATACTAATTTCATTAAGAAATCCTCCTAGTTTTATTATTATATATCAATTATACAATATTTTTTAGTATTAGTACATAGTTTTTATTATAAAAATCATATTGAAAACGTTATAGGTATGCTGATTTTGATAAATTACATATATTTTTCACTTTCTGATATATATTAAGAAAAATAAGACTAGTTGAATAATAATTTTCATCTAATCTTATAATAATAAATAATATTTTCTGTTCATAATGACTTTATAATGAATTATGTATTTTTAAAATACTTTGTGTTCCACTTTACCCCTTTTTACAATTTTTAACTTGTTAGTCTCAAAAAAAGTAAAGACTTTAGCTAATAAAACTAGTATAACTATCCAATATATAAACATACTATTACCTTCTTTCATTTAATACGTAAAACTTAATTTTCTTTATACTTATATAATAACATACGGAAAACCGAAAATCAAGAGTAAAATTCATATTTCTTAATTTTTTTATTATATACCCTTGATTTTATATACGGTTTCCTTTATAATCAATGTATATATAGAAAATAGATTGGAATATAATATTATGACTACAACTTTTAGTATTAGATTTAAAAAATGTTTAAAAGAAAAAAATATAAAACAAGCTGAACTAGCTCGTTCGACAAAAATTACACCTTCATCAATTAGCGATTGGTCTAAAGGTAAATACACACCAAAAAGAGATAAATTGCAAATTATAGCCGATTATTTATCAGTAAATCCTGCTTGGCTTATGGGAGAAAGTGATATAATGGACGCAGAATCTCTAGATAATAGTTTAAATTCTAATAATGATTATTTAGATGATGTTTCTAAACTTCCTATATTGGGTACAATCTGCGCAGGAGATGGTGTTTATATTGAAGAAGAATATGATGAACATATTTTTATAGATCAAGGTATGCGTGCAGATTTTGCACTTCGTGTGAAAGGCGATAGTATGATAGAAGCCGGAATATTTGATGGTGACTTAGTTTTCATTCGTCAACAAAGTTCTGTAAGAAATGGTAAAATAGCTGCTGTTAGATTAACGGAATGGAACGAAGCTTCACTAAAGAAAATATTCGTTAAGAATGACAATGTAATTCTTTATCCTTGTAATCCTGACTATGAACCTATAGTAACACGTAACGTTGAAATTATTGGTGAGTGCGTCGGTGTATATAGAGAGCTATAATTTTATAAAATAAGAGTTTCTTAGATTAATTCCTAAGAAACTCTTCAGATTGTTGACAAAACGGCCAAAATATCAATGGACATATTGATGTTTTGGTCGTTTTTCAAAAAAATAAGCCATATGGCCGAGTATCAGTAGTATTAAGGAGGATTACACCTCTCTTAGTGCTATTGTTTTCATATTTTGAACACAACAAGACAACCAAGCGTACGACTGTACTTTGGCTTTCCCTCTATATAGTGCATATCTATATCCATGATTTTGTTTTGAATCTGCAAAACTGCGCTCTACTGTTTCTTTTCTTCTTTTATACAGTATCTTTCCTTCTTTAGACAATCGTCTTGTTCTTGCTTTATCATAATAATCTGCATTTATATGACGTCTTATTATTTTCTTCTCATTTTTATCATCACTCTTATATTGCTTATATCCATTTCTATCAATATTTCTGTATCTAAATATTTCTCCTGTTCGTCTATCTACAAATATATCTTTTTCGGGTATGTATTTAAAATATTTTTTATCTTTTGATTTTGAGAATCTTCTATATCCTATCACTGAAAATATACTTTTTTTATCTAACTGTTTTAGTATGTCTAGAGAATAATATCCGCTATCTAACGCAACTTTCCCTGAAGTTAATCCGAAATTTTTTTCTATCTGATTTAATCTATCTATATATGGACCACTATCATGAACGTTTCCTGGAGTTATGTGACAATCCATGATTATATTATTTTTTCCATCTACCGTTCTATGATCTAAATACATAAAACCTTCTTCTTTATGATCTCTGTGATAATAACCGCTGTCTGGATCAGTTGTGTTAACTCGTTGTCTTTTTAGTTCTTCTTTTTCTTTATATTGAAAAGGCTTTTTTCCTATTTTTTCTCTCTCTTCGTTTATTTCTTTTTCTAAGTCTAATTTTCTTTCTTTTACTCTTGTAGTTACTTCTATGTTGAATTTTCTTTTGTTTGCGTTAGCTTTTATATGTGTTGAATCAGTAAAGAACTCTATACCACCTACTAATTTTTTATCAATTGCTTGGTTCACTATATTTATAAATAATTGTTCGAATACGTCAGTTCCTTGAAATCGTCGGATATAGTTTTGTGAAAATGTAGAGTAGTGAGGAACTGGTTTAGAGAATGGTATCCCTAAAAACCATCTAAATGCAGCATCTGTTTCTATTCTTTATTATTGTTTCTCTCATAGATTTTATTCCGTAAAAATCTTTTAAGAACACCAATTTGAATAGCACAACAGGGTCTAAACTATTTCTACCTGATGTGAGACTATAGTATTTTTCTGTTAAATCATAAATAAATTTAAAATCAATTGCTTCGGCTACTTTTTTCAAAAAATGGTCTTTAGGAACTATTTCTGATAACGTCATTAATATTATTTCATCTTTTATATTTTCTTCTCTATTAAACATACTAAAACCCCCTCTATATACTTATATTATAACATTTTTAGCGTTTTTTCTCATTAAATAGGCTGTTGACTCATGCATATTTTGCATTTGTCAACACCCTGAAAAAGTTTCCAATTTAGTTTAGTTGGAAACTTTTTACTATTATTTTAAAATGACTAATTTTCTCGAGATAAAAACTCTGAGAATAAAACTTCTTGACTAATTGTTTCAGATAAAGCTTGTTTAAAAGCTAACTTTCCTAAATAATAGGATTTGTGGTCTATTGTTGGAAGTTTCAAAAGTTTCCCAACTAATAAGCCTTCCTGCCCAACAATATAGGGGCATTTTTTTCCACTTTCTTCATATCCTTTTATTATACCTGCTGCAACTTCATCACTTGTGGCTAATATACTATCTATACTATTATCTTTTATTAATTGATATGATAAATTTAGACCATCATTAAAGTTATGAATATTGCCAAATACTTTATATGGGGCCGATTGTTGACCGTATACAGCATGATAAGCTGATAAGGCAGAACGATATGTAGCCGATGATTCATTGCTTCTTGAAAATAATAAAACTAAATGCTCCAATCCTCGTGCTTTCATATTAGAAAAAATATCTAAAAATGAAGAAT
This is a stretch of genomic DNA from Gemella haemolysans. It encodes these proteins:
- a CDS encoding LexA family protein — its product is MTTTFSIRFKKCLKEKNIKQAELARSTKITPSSISDWSKGKYTPKRDKLQIIADYLSVNPAWLMGESDIMDAESLDNSLNSNNDYLDDVSKLPILGTICAGDGVYIEEEYDEHIFIDQGMRADFALRVKGDSMIEAGIFDGDLVFIRQQSSVRNGKIAAVRLTEWNEASLKKIFVKNDNVILYPCNPDYEPIVTRNVEIIGECVGVYREL
- a CDS encoding IS1182 family transposase gives rise to the protein METDAAFRWFLGIPFSKPVPHYSTFSQNYIRRFQGTDVFEQLFINIVNQAIDKKLVGGIEFFTDSTHIKANANKRKFNIEVTTRVKERKLDLEKEINEEREKIGKKPFQYKEKEELKRQRVNTTDPDSGYYHRDHKEEGFMYLDHRTVDGKNNIIMDCHITPGNVHDSGPYIDRLNQIEKNFGLTSGKVALDSGYYSLDILKQLDKKSIFSVIGYRRFSKSKDKKYFKYIPEKDIFVDRRTGEIFRYRNIDRNGYKQYKSDDKNEKKIIRRHINADYYDKARTRRLSKEGKILYKRRKETVERSFADSKQNHGYRYALYRGKAKVQSYAWLSCCVQNMKTIALREV
- a CDS encoding transposase produces the protein MFNREENIKDEIILMTLSEIVPKDHFLKKVAEAIDFKFIYDLTEKYYSLTSGRNSLDPVVLFKLVFLKDFYGIKSMRETIIKNRNRCCI